In one window of Chrysiogenia bacterium DNA:
- a CDS encoding CoA-binding protein, giving the protein MPSIAVVGASKDRSKFGNKCIRAYLNRGWDVFPVNTHEKEIEGLRVYAGLTDLPGTVDRISWYLPPRIGVAALDDVAGTGAKDLFLNPGADAPEVIAHARELDLPVRVACAIVDIGEFPSSYS; this is encoded by the coding sequence ATGCCCAGCATCGCCGTCGTTGGCGCTTCCAAAGATCGCAGCAAGTTCGGCAACAAGTGCATCCGCGCTTATCTCAATCGCGGATGGGACGTCTTCCCGGTAAACACACATGAGAAAGAGATCGAGGGGCTTCGCGTCTACGCCGGCCTCACGGACCTGCCCGGCACTGTCGATCGGATTTCGTGGTATCTGCCACCGAGGATCGGCGTAGCGGCATTGGACGATGTCGCGGGAACGGGGGCGAAGGACCTCTTTCTCAATCCCGGCGCCGACGCGCCAGAGGTGATCGCCCACGCGCGCGAGCTCGACCTGCCCGTGCGCGTGGCCTGCGCCATCGTGGACATCGGGGAGTTCCCGTCGAGCTATTCGTGA